GGCTGAAGAAGGAAGGCGACAAGGTCAAATCCGGCGACGTCATCGCCGAGATCGAGACCGACAAGGCGACCATGGAGGTCGAGGCCATCGACGAGGGCACGATCGCCAAGATCCTGGTGCCCGAGGGCACGCAGGACGTCCCCGTCAATGACGTGATCGCGGTGCTCGCCGGCGAGGGCGAGGACGTGAAGGCGGCCAGCGCCGCCAAGCCGAGCGCTTCGGCCGCGCCGCCGAAAGCCGCTGAGGCTGCTGCGGCTCCCGCGCCAGCGCCCGCCGCGCCCAAGGCTGCACCGCCGCCCGCTGCCGCACCTGCGCCCCAAGCTGCTGCGCCTGCCGCGCAAGCCAACGGCCATGGCGGCCGCGTGTTCTCCTCGCCGCTGGCGCGCCGTCTCGCCAAGGAAGCCGGCATCGACGTGTCGATGGTGACCGGCACCGGCCCGCACGGCCGCGTCGTCGCGCGCGACGTCGAGCAGGCCAAGTCCGGCAAGGGCCTCAAGGCGCCCGCCGCGGCACCGTCAGGCGCGCCCTCGATCGCGCCCACCATGTCGGACAAGCAGATCCTGTCGCTGTTCGAGCCGGGCTCCTACGACATCGTCCCGCACGACGGCATGCGCCGCACCATTGCGCAGCGCCTGACCGCATCGATCCAGAACGTCCCGCACTTCTACCTGACCATCGACTGCGACATCGGCAAGCTGCTCGCCGCACGCGAGGAGATCAATGCCGCTGCGCCGAAGGACAAGGAGAAGAAGCCGCTCTACAAGATCTCGGTCAACGACTTCGTCATCAAGGCGATGGCGGTCGCGCTCCAGAAGATTCCGAACTGCAATGTGAGCTGGACCGAAAGCGGCATGGTCAAGCACCATCATTCCGACGTCGGCGTCGCGGTGGCGATGCCCGGTGGACTGATCACGCCGATCATCCGCAAGGCCGAGACCAAGACGCTCTCCACCATCTCCAACGAGATGAAGGATTTCGCCGCGCGCGCTCGCTCGCGCAAGCTCAAGCCCGAGGAGTACCAGGGCGGCACCACGGCGGTCTCCAACCTCGGCATGTACGGCATCAGCCACTTCACCGCCGTGATCAACCCGCCGCATGCCACGATCCTCGCGGTCGGCACCAGCGAGGAGCGGCCCGTCGTGCGCGGCGGCAAGATCGAGATCGCGCACATGATGAGCGTGACCCTGTCCTGCGATCACCGCGCCATCGACGGCGCTCTCGGCGCCGAGCTGATCGGCGCGTTCAAGCAGCTGATTGAAAATCCCGTCATGATGATGGTCTGAGATGGCGCATGACGACGCGCTGGCCCTGGATCTCGATGCTGGTTTCGCTGATCCTCACGCTCAGCCCGTTCGGCCGCGAGATCATTGAGGCCGCCTTCTTTGCCGGTGAAGCGCTATCGCGCAACATCTGGGGGCCGATCGCGCTCACCATCTTCGCCATCATGGCGGCGGTCATTCTCGTGGAATGGCTGATCAGAACCTACGTCTTCAAACGCCGCGCCCGCGGCGCAACGACCGCCTGAGTTGAATGGGAGCCGCCATGGCCGACACGTCTTTCGACATCATCATCATCGGCTCCGGTCCGGGCGGCTATGTCACCGCGATCCGCGCCGCCCAGCTCGGCTTCAAGACCGCGATCGTCGAAAAGTCCTATCTCGGCGGCATCTGCCTGAATTGGGGCTGCATCCCGACCAAGGCGCTTTTGCGCTCGGCCGAGATCTACCACTACATGCAGCATGCCAAGGATTACGGCCTGTCGGCGGACAACGTCTCGTTCGATCCGAAGGCGGTGGTGCAGCGCTCGCGCGGCGTCTCGAAGCGGCTCAACGACGGCGTCGGCTTCCTGATGAAGAAGAACAAGGTCAGCGTGATCTGGGGCGCCGCTTCGATCGATGCGCCCGGCAAGGTCACCGTGAAGAAGTCCGACGTTGAAGGTCCCAAGGGCTCGCTGGGCGAGGGGACTTATCAGGCCAAGCACATCATCGTCGCGACCGGGGCGCGGCCGCGCGTGCTGCCCGGGCTCGAGCCCGACAAGAAGCTGATCTGGACCTATTTTGAAGCGATGGTTCCGGAGAAGATGCCGAAATCGCTGCTGGTGGTCGGCTCCGGCGCGATCGGCATCGAGTTCGCCTCCTTCTTCCACTCCATGGGCTCCGACGTCACCGTCGTCGAGGTGCTGCCGCAGATCCTGCCGGTCGAGGACGCCGAGATCGCTGGCCTTGCCCGCAAGCGGTTGGAGAAGCAGGGCATCAAGATCATGTCCTCGACCAAGGTGACGAAGCTCGAGAAGAAGGCCGACAGCGTCGTCGCCACCATTGATGACGGCAAGGGCAAGCCCGTGACCACCGAGTTCGAGCGCGTGATCTCGGCGGTCGGCGTCGTCGGCAATATCGAGAATCTCGGCCTGGAAAAGCTCGGGGTGAAGACCGATCGCGGCTGCATCGTCATCGACGGCTACGGCAAGACCAACGTGCCCGGCATCTACGCCATCGGCGACGTCGCGGGTCCCCCGATGCTCGCGCACAAGGCCGAGCATGAAGGCGTGATCTGCGTCGAGGCGATCAAGGGCCTGCATCCGCATCCCATGGACAAGAACATGATCCCGGGCTGCACCTACTGCCAACCGCAGGTCGCGTCCGTCGGTCTCACCGAAGCCAAGGCCAAGGAGAACGGCCGCGAGATCCGCGTCGGCCGCTTCCCCTTCGTCGGCAACGGCAAGGCGATTGCGCTCGGCGAGGACCAGGGCCTCGTCAAGGTGATCTTCGACAAGAAGACGGGCCAACTGCTCGGCGCCCACATGGTCGGCGCCGAAGTGACCGAGCTGATCCAGGGCTATGTCGTCGCCATGAACTTGGAGACGACGGAAGAAGAGCTGATGCACACGGTATTCCCGCATCCGACGCTGTCGGAGATGATGAAGGAAGCCGTGCTGGATGCGTATGGGCGCGTCTTGAACATCTGACGGCCGCCGTCATTGCGAGCGAAGCGAAGCAATCCAGAATTCATCCGCGGACTGGATTGCTTCGTTGCTTCGCTCCTCGCAATGACAACTGCGGACGAGCGGTTTCAATTGGAAAAGCACAACAACAAAAGGGAATGAACCCATGCACGACAACGACAACCTCACGATCGAACGGCCGACCTTCGTCACCCATCTCGAATGCGCGATGGAAGGCGATCATTACGCCGCCGACCAGGTCCACAACCTCTCCAAGGCCGGCAAGCCGCTCTTGGTGCGCTACGACCTGGCCGGCGTGAAGAAGGCGCTGACCAAGGACGCGCTCAGCAACCGTCCCGCCGACATGTGGCGCTACCGCGAGCTGCTGCCGGTCCGCAAATGCAAGGACATCGTCTCGCTCGGCGAGGTCACGACGCCCTTGATCCGGCTGCCGAGCCTCGGCAAGAAGCTCGGCGGCGGCGAGATCATCGTCAAGGATGAGGGACGCCTGCCGACCGGCTCGTTCAAGGCGCGCGGTCTCGTCATGGCGGTGTCGATGGGCAAGGCGCTCGGCATCAAGCACATGGCGATGCCGACCAACGGCAATGCCGGCGCAGCGCTCGCAGCCTACGCCACCTCCTGCGGCATCAAGACCACGATCTTCTGCCCCGCCGATACGCCCGAGGTGAACGTCAGCGAGATCGAGCTGCAGGGCGCGACCGTCTACCGCGTCAACGGCTATATCGACGATTGCGGCAAGATCGTCGGCGAGGGGAAAGCGAAAGTCGGCTGGTTCGATACCTCGACGCTGAAGGAGCCGTACCGCATCGAAGGCAAGAAGACGATGGGCCTGGAACTTGCCGAGCAGCTCGGCTGGGACGTGCCCGATGTGATCTTCTATCCAACCGGCGGCGGCACCGGCCTGATCGGCATGTGGAAGGCGTTCGACGAGCTCGAGAAGATCGGCTTCATCGGTTCAAAGCGCCCGCGCATGGTCGCGGTGCAGGCCTCCGGCTGCGCGCCCATGGTGCGCGCCTATGAGGCCGGCACCGAGCATGCGACGCGCTGGGAGGACGCCCACACCATCGCCTCGGGTATCCGCGTGCCGCAGGCCATCGGCGATTTTCTGATCTTGCGCGCCGTGCGCGAGAGCAAGGGCTTTGCCATTGCGGTCGACGACGACAAGATCTCGGCGGCGCTCAACGAGGTCGCGCGCGAGGAGGGGCTGTTGCTGTGTCCCGAGGGCGCCGCGACCTACGCCGCCTACAAGGAGAGCCTTGCCGACGGCCGCGTCTC
This is a stretch of genomic DNA from Bradyrhizobium sp. CB2312. It encodes these proteins:
- a CDS encoding pyruvate dehydrogenase complex dihydrolipoamide acetyltransferase, translated to MPINILMPALSPTMEKGNLAKWLKKEGDKVKSGDVIAEIETDKATMEVEAIDEGTIAKILVPEGTQDVPVNDVIAVLAGEGEDVKAASAAKPSASAAPPKAAEAAAAPAPAPAAPKAAPPPAAAPAPQAAAPAAQANGHGGRVFSSPLARRLAKEAGIDVSMVTGTGPHGRVVARDVEQAKSGKGLKAPAAAPSGAPSIAPTMSDKQILSLFEPGSYDIVPHDGMRRTIAQRLTASIQNVPHFYLTIDCDIGKLLAAREEINAAAPKDKEKKPLYKISVNDFVIKAMAVALQKIPNCNVSWTESGMVKHHHSDVGVAVAMPGGLITPIIRKAETKTLSTISNEMKDFAARARSRKLKPEEYQGGTTAVSNLGMYGISHFTAVINPPHATILAVGTSEERPVVRGGKIEIAHMMSVTLSCDHRAIDGALGAELIGAFKQLIENPVMMMV
- the lpdA gene encoding dihydrolipoyl dehydrogenase; the protein is MADTSFDIIIIGSGPGGYVTAIRAAQLGFKTAIVEKSYLGGICLNWGCIPTKALLRSAEIYHYMQHAKDYGLSADNVSFDPKAVVQRSRGVSKRLNDGVGFLMKKNKVSVIWGAASIDAPGKVTVKKSDVEGPKGSLGEGTYQAKHIIVATGARPRVLPGLEPDKKLIWTYFEAMVPEKMPKSLLVVGSGAIGIEFASFFHSMGSDVTVVEVLPQILPVEDAEIAGLARKRLEKQGIKIMSSTKVTKLEKKADSVVATIDDGKGKPVTTEFERVISAVGVVGNIENLGLEKLGVKTDRGCIVIDGYGKTNVPGIYAIGDVAGPPMLAHKAEHEGVICVEAIKGLHPHPMDKNMIPGCTYCQPQVASVGLTEAKAKENGREIRVGRFPFVGNGKAIALGEDQGLVKVIFDKKTGQLLGAHMVGAEVTELIQGYVVAMNLETTEEELMHTVFPHPTLSEMMKEAVLDAYGRVLNI
- a CDS encoding threonine synthase; the protein is MHDNDNLTIERPTFVTHLECAMEGDHYAADQVHNLSKAGKPLLVRYDLAGVKKALTKDALSNRPADMWRYRELLPVRKCKDIVSLGEVTTPLIRLPSLGKKLGGGEIIVKDEGRLPTGSFKARGLVMAVSMGKALGIKHMAMPTNGNAGAALAAYATSCGIKTTIFCPADTPEVNVSEIELQGATVYRVNGYIDDCGKIVGEGKAKVGWFDTSTLKEPYRIEGKKTMGLELAEQLGWDVPDVIFYPTGGGTGLIGMWKAFDELEKIGFIGSKRPRMVAVQASGCAPMVRAYEAGTEHATRWEDAHTIASGIRVPQAIGDFLILRAVRESKGFAIAVDDDKISAALNEVAREEGLLLCPEGAATYAAYKESLADGRVSKGDRVMLFNCASGLKYPLPPVTRTLDRHKPIDYSQF